In Streptomyces sp. NBC_00306, a single genomic region encodes these proteins:
- a CDS encoding aliphatic sulfonate ABC transporter substrate-binding protein, translated as MPATRTTLRRGIAAAAALPLLIGALASCGYGSEADKDDKVAPAANGKKLSADSVKLGYFPNLTHATALVGEQEGLLQKELGGTQIKSTTFNAGPSEIEALNAGAIDIGFIGPSPSINAYTKSKGKNLRIVGGSASGGVKLVVNPKKIKTLDDLKGKKIATPQLGNTQDVAFLNWIKEKGWKVDAQSGKGDVSVVRSDNKITPDAYKSGSVDGAWVPEPTASKLVSQGAKVLLDESALWPDKKFVITNIIVSQKFLKEHPDVVEALLRGTVKTNAWINANPDKAKASANAKLKALTGKDLPADIIDPAWKSVQFIDDPLAATLQAQADHAVKAGLLEKPDLNGIYDLTTLNKVLKAEGKPEVADAGLGVK; from the coding sequence GTGCCTGCCACCCGTACCACCCTGCGCCGCGGCATCGCCGCCGCCGCCGCACTGCCGTTGCTGATCGGCGCACTCGCCTCCTGCGGATACGGCTCCGAGGCCGACAAGGACGACAAGGTCGCTCCCGCCGCGAACGGCAAGAAACTCTCCGCCGACAGCGTGAAGCTCGGCTACTTCCCGAACCTGACCCATGCCACCGCCCTCGTGGGCGAGCAGGAGGGCCTCCTCCAGAAGGAACTGGGCGGGACGCAGATCAAGTCCACGACGTTCAACGCCGGTCCGTCCGAGATCGAGGCGCTGAACGCGGGCGCGATCGACATCGGTTTCATCGGCCCCTCCCCCTCGATCAACGCCTACACCAAGTCCAAGGGCAAGAACCTCCGGATCGTCGGCGGGTCCGCGTCCGGCGGTGTGAAGCTGGTGGTCAACCCCAAGAAGATCAAGACCCTGGACGACCTCAAGGGCAAGAAGATCGCCACTCCCCAGCTGGGCAACACGCAGGACGTGGCCTTCCTCAACTGGATCAAGGAGAAGGGCTGGAAGGTCGACGCCCAGAGCGGCAAGGGCGACGTCTCCGTGGTCCGTTCGGACAACAAGATCACCCCGGACGCCTACAAGTCCGGCTCCGTGGACGGCGCGTGGGTGCCGGAGCCGACCGCGTCCAAGCTGGTCAGCCAGGGCGCCAAGGTCCTGCTCGACGAGTCCGCCCTGTGGCCCGACAAGAAGTTCGTCATCACGAACATCATCGTGTCGCAGAAGTTCCTCAAGGAGCACCCGGACGTCGTCGAGGCGCTGCTGCGCGGCACGGTGAAGACGAACGCCTGGATCAACGCCAACCCGGACAAGGCGAAGGCCTCCGCCAACGCCAAGCTGAAGGCGCTCACCGGCAAGGATCTGCCCGCCGACATCATCGACCCGGCGTGGAAGTCCGTGCAGTTCATCGACGACCCGCTGGCAGCGACGCTGCAGGCACAGGCGGACCACGCGGTGAAGGCGGGGCTGCTGGAGAAGCCGGACCTGAACGGCATCTACGACCTGACGACGCTGAACAAGGTCCTGAAGGCCGAGGGCAAGCCCGAGGTCGCCGACGCCGGTCTCGGCGTCAAGTAA
- a CDS encoding sulfate adenylyltransferase subunit 1 — MTTTTGQLAGISATTLLRFATAGSVDDGKSTLVGRLLHDSKSVLTDQLEAVEHASRSRGQETPDLALLTDGLRAEREQGITIDVAYRYFATARRRFILADTPGHVQYTRNMVTGASTAELAVVLVDARNGVVEQTRRHAAVAALLRVPHVVLAVNKMDLVDYAEPVFAAIAEEFTAYAASLGVPEITAIPISALAGDNVVDPSANMDWYGGPTVLEHLETVPVSHDLTSCHARLPVQYVIRPQTAEHPDYRGYAGQIAAGTFRVGEQVTVLPAGRTSKIAAIDLLGNAVDVAWTPQSVTLLLEDDIDISRGDLIVPSDDAPATTQDIEATVCHVADQPLTVGRRVLLKHTTRTVKAIVKEIPSRLTLDDLSQHPNPGQLVANDIGLVKVRTAEPLALDSYAHSRRTGSFLLIDPADGTTLAAGMAGDSFATTAEAVQAADDDAEWDF; from the coding sequence ATGACGACCACCACCGGGCAGCTCGCCGGGATCTCGGCCACCACCCTGCTGCGTTTCGCCACCGCCGGCTCCGTCGACGACGGCAAGTCCACGCTGGTCGGACGGCTGCTGCACGACTCCAAGTCGGTTCTCACCGACCAGTTGGAGGCCGTGGAGCACGCCTCCCGCTCGCGCGGCCAGGAGACGCCGGACCTGGCGCTGCTCACCGACGGCCTGCGGGCCGAGCGGGAACAGGGCATCACCATCGACGTGGCGTACCGCTACTTCGCCACCGCGCGCAGGCGGTTCATCCTCGCCGACACCCCGGGCCATGTGCAGTACACCCGCAACATGGTGACCGGCGCGTCGACCGCCGAGCTCGCGGTGGTACTGGTCGACGCGCGCAACGGAGTGGTCGAGCAGACCCGCCGGCACGCCGCCGTCGCCGCTCTGCTGCGCGTTCCGCACGTCGTCCTCGCGGTGAACAAGATGGACCTCGTCGACTACGCCGAGCCCGTCTTCGCCGCCATCGCCGAGGAGTTCACCGCGTACGCGGCCTCCCTCGGCGTGCCCGAGATCACCGCGATCCCGATCTCGGCGCTCGCCGGTGACAATGTGGTCGACCCGTCCGCGAACATGGACTGGTACGGCGGCCCGACCGTGCTGGAGCACCTGGAGACGGTGCCGGTCAGCCATGATCTGACGAGCTGCCACGCGCGGCTGCCGGTGCAGTACGTGATCCGTCCGCAGACCGCCGAGCACCCGGACTACCGAGGCTACGCGGGCCAGATCGCCGCCGGCACCTTCCGGGTGGGCGAGCAGGTGACCGTGCTCCCCGCGGGTCGCACCTCGAAGATCGCGGCGATCGATCTGCTCGGCAACGCGGTGGACGTCGCCTGGACGCCTCAGTCGGTGACCCTCCTGCTGGAGGACGACATCGACATCTCGCGCGGCGACCTCATCGTGCCGAGCGACGACGCCCCGGCCACCACCCAGGACATCGAGGCGACGGTCTGCCATGTGGCGGACCAGCCGCTGACGGTGGGCCGGCGCGTGCTGCTGAAGCACACGACCCGCACGGTCAAGGCGATCGTCAAGGAGATCCCCTCGCGGCTCACCCTCGACGACCTCTCCCAGCACCCGAACCCGGGGCAGCTGGTCGCCAACGACATCGGGCTGGTGAAGGTGCGGACCGCCGAACCGCTCGCGCTCGACTCGTACGCGCACTCCCGGCGTACCGGATCCTTCCTGCTGATCGACCCCGCCGACGGCACCACGCTGGCCGCGGGTATGGCGGGCGATTCCTTCGCCACCACCGCCGAGGCCGTGCAGGCGGCCGACGACGACGCCGAATGGGACTTCTGA
- the cysD gene encoding sulfate adenylyltransferase subunit CysD: MTTSVNHPTGDVDSPYALSHLDALESEAVHIFREVAGEFERPVILFSGGKDSIVMLHLALKAFAPAPVPFTLLHVDTGHNFPEVIEYRDRTVERHGLRLHVASVQEYIDAGTLRERPDGTRNPLQTVPLTEAIQQHRFDAVFGGGRRDEEKARAKERVFSLRDEFSQWDPRRQRPELWQLYNGRHAPGEHVRVFPLSNWTELDVWQYIQREKIELPGIYFAHEREVFARSGMWLTAGDWGGPKESESVETRLIRYRTVGDMSCTGAVDSDATTLDAVIAEIAASRLTERGATRADDKMSEAAMEDRKREGYF; the protein is encoded by the coding sequence ATGACGACGAGCGTCAACCATCCGACCGGGGACGTCGACAGCCCGTACGCGCTGTCGCACCTGGACGCCCTGGAGTCGGAGGCCGTCCACATCTTCCGTGAGGTGGCGGGTGAGTTCGAGCGGCCGGTGATCCTCTTCTCCGGCGGCAAGGACTCCATCGTCATGCTGCACCTCGCCCTCAAGGCCTTCGCGCCGGCCCCGGTCCCCTTCACGCTGCTGCACGTCGACACCGGGCACAACTTCCCCGAGGTCATCGAGTACCGCGACCGCACGGTCGAGCGGCACGGTCTGCGTCTGCACGTCGCGTCCGTGCAGGAGTACATCGACGCCGGCACCCTGCGCGAGCGGCCCGACGGCACCCGCAACCCGTTGCAGACCGTCCCGTTGACCGAGGCGATCCAGCAGCACCGTTTCGACGCGGTCTTCGGCGGCGGGCGGCGCGACGAGGAGAAGGCGCGTGCCAAGGAGCGGGTCTTCTCGCTGCGCGACGAGTTCTCGCAGTGGGACCCGCGCCGGCAGCGCCCCGAGCTGTGGCAGCTGTACAACGGCCGGCACGCGCCGGGCGAGCACGTCCGGGTCTTCCCGCTCTCCAACTGGACCGAGCTGGACGTCTGGCAGTACATCCAGCGCGAGAAGATCGAACTGCCGGGGATCTACTTCGCCCATGAGCGCGAGGTGTTCGCCCGCAGCGGTATGTGGCTGACCGCCGGCGACTGGGGCGGCCCCAAGGAGTCCGAGTCGGTGGAGACCCGGCTCATCCGCTACCGCACGGTGGGCGACATGTCCTGCACCGGCGCCGTCGACTCCGACGCCACCACGCTCGATGCCGTGATCGCCGAGATCGCCGCCTCCCGGCTCACCGAGCGGGGCGCGACCCGTGCCGACGACAAGATGTCCGAGGCCGCGATGGAAGACCGCAAGCGCGAAGGGTACTTCTAG
- the cysC gene encoding adenylyl-sulfate kinase: MTGATVWLTGLPSAGKTTIAYELAARLRADGHRTEVLDGDEIREFLSAGLGFSREDRHTNVQRIGFVAELLASNGVTALVPVIAPYADSREAVRKRHAAEGTAYVEVHVATPVDVCSERDVKGLYAKQAAGEISGLTGVDDPYEEPASPDLRIESQNQTVQQSAAALHALLIEKGLA, translated from the coding sequence GTGACTGGGGCCACTGTCTGGCTCACCGGTCTGCCGAGTGCCGGCAAGACCACGATCGCCTACGAACTCGCCGCACGGCTGCGCGCCGACGGGCACCGCACCGAGGTGCTCGACGGCGACGAGATCCGTGAGTTCCTCTCGGCGGGCCTGGGCTTCAGCCGCGAGGACCGCCACACCAACGTCCAGCGGATCGGCTTCGTCGCCGAACTGCTGGCGTCCAACGGCGTCACGGCTCTCGTCCCGGTGATCGCGCCGTACGCGGACAGCCGTGAGGCGGTGCGCAAGCGGCACGCGGCGGAGGGCACCGCTTATGTCGAGGTGCATGTCGCCACCCCGGTGGACGTCTGCTCCGAGCGCGATGTGAAGGGCCTCTACGCCAAGCAGGCGGCGGGCGAGATCAGCGGGCTCACCGGCGTCGACGACCCGTACGAGGAGCCGGCGAGCCCGGATCTGCGGATCGAGTCGCAGAACCAGACCGTTCAGCAGTCCGCGGCGGCGCTGCACGCGCTGCTCATCGAGAAGGGCCTGGCATGA
- a CDS encoding phosphoadenylyl-sulfate reductase has product MTLTQTHLKELAEQAGRELEDAPALDILRWATETFGARFCVTSSMEDAVVAHLASRALPGVDVVFLDTGYHFEETIGTRDAVEAVMDVNVITLTPRQSVAEQDAEYGPKLHDRNPDLCCALRKVRPLEEGLTGYDAWATGLRRDESPTRANTPVVGWDAKRQKVKVSPIARWTQDDVDAYVAEHGVLTNPLLTDGYASVGCAPCTRRVLEGEDARAGRWAGRGKTECGLHG; this is encoded by the coding sequence ATGACGCTGACTCAGACACATCTCAAAGAGCTCGCCGAGCAGGCCGGGCGGGAGCTCGAGGACGCGCCGGCCCTGGACATCCTGAGGTGGGCGACCGAGACCTTCGGGGCGCGCTTCTGCGTCACCTCCTCGATGGAGGACGCGGTCGTCGCCCATCTCGCCTCCCGCGCCCTGCCGGGCGTGGACGTCGTCTTCCTCGACACGGGCTACCACTTCGAGGAGACCATCGGCACGCGGGACGCCGTCGAGGCCGTGATGGACGTCAACGTCATCACACTCACGCCCCGCCAGTCGGTGGCCGAGCAGGACGCCGAGTACGGCCCGAAGCTGCACGACCGCAATCCTGACCTGTGCTGCGCGCTGCGCAAGGTCAGGCCGCTGGAAGAGGGCCTGACCGGGTACGACGCCTGGGCGACCGGGCTGCGCCGCGACGAGTCCCCGACCCGGGCGAACACCCCGGTCGTCGGCTGGGACGCGAAGCGGCAGAAGGTCAAGGTCTCGCCGATCGCCCGCTGGACACAGGACGACGTGGACGCCTACGTCGCCGAGCACGGCGTGCTCACCAACCCGCTGCTGACGGACGGTTACGCCTCCGTCGGCTGCGCGCCCTGCACCCGCCGGGTGCTGGAGGGCGAGGACGCACGGGCCGGCCGCTGGGCAGGGCGCGGCAAGACCGAGTGCGGGCTGCACGGCTGA